A genomic region of Mycobacterium sp. Aquia_213 contains the following coding sequences:
- a CDS encoding alpha/beta hydrolase has protein sequence MTARVPSMTPCLKWLLRARPADYALALSVASASLPVVGKHLEPLGGVTAMGVWGARHAPEAFSALKKDLLTPGINDTRRRDRESTHDVSVAALRGVVSAADLDAEWPVAEKTPPIWEALRQRRYLYRRAVHYGDHPAQVLDVWRRKDLPAQPAPVLIFVPGGAWVHGRAMMQGTALMSRLAEQGWVCLAIDYRVAPYHRWPRHITDVKTAIAWARANVDKFGGDRDFVAVAGCSAGGHLSALAGLTPDDPDFERRLPEGADSSVDAVVGIYGRYDWEDRSTPERDRFVEFLERVVVKKSIGRHPELYRDASPIARVHRNAPPFLVIHGSKDSVIPVEQARSFVERLRAVSHSMVGYLELPGAGHGFDMIDGERAGVAAHATSLFLNQIYRTKVQIRSKEVI, from the coding sequence ATGACGGCAAGGGTTCCAAGCATGACACCCTGTTTGAAATGGTTGCTGCGGGCCCGTCCCGCCGACTATGCGCTGGCATTAAGCGTTGCCAGCGCTTCGCTACCGGTGGTGGGTAAGCACCTGGAACCACTGGGTGGTGTGACCGCGATGGGTGTCTGGGGCGCGCGACATGCGCCAGAGGCTTTCTCTGCCCTGAAGAAGGACTTGCTGACACCGGGGATCAACGACACACGCCGCCGGGACCGGGAAAGCACGCACGACGTGTCCGTCGCGGCCTTGCGCGGAGTCGTGTCCGCCGCGGACCTCGACGCCGAATGGCCGGTCGCCGAGAAGACGCCGCCGATCTGGGAGGCGTTGCGGCAGCGCCGCTATCTGTACCGCCGGGCGGTGCACTACGGCGACCACCCGGCGCAGGTGCTCGATGTCTGGCGGCGCAAGGATCTGCCGGCCCAGCCCGCGCCGGTGCTGATCTTCGTCCCGGGCGGCGCCTGGGTGCACGGGCGCGCGATGATGCAGGGCACCGCCCTGATGTCGCGACTGGCCGAGCAGGGCTGGGTGTGCCTGGCGATCGACTACCGCGTCGCGCCCTATCACCGGTGGCCGCGTCACATCACCGACGTCAAGACCGCGATCGCGTGGGCGCGTGCCAACGTCGACAAGTTCGGCGGTGATCGCGATTTCGTTGCGGTGGCAGGCTGTTCGGCGGGCGGGCACTTGTCCGCGCTGGCCGGCCTCACGCCCGACGACCCGGACTTCGAGCGGAGGCTGCCGGAGGGCGCGGACAGCTCGGTGGACGCGGTGGTCGGCATCTACGGCCGCTACGACTGGGAGGACCGCTCGACCCCCGAGCGTGACCGGTTCGTCGAATTCCTGGAGCGGGTGGTGGTCAAGAAGTCCATCGGCCGTCACCCCGAGCTGTACCGGGACGCGTCGCCGATCGCGCGTGTACACCGGAATGCCCCGCCGTTCTTGGTGATTCACGGCAGCAAGGACAGCGTCATCCCCGTCGAACAGGCGCGCAGCTTCGTGGAGCGGCTGCGGGCGGTGTCGCATTCGATGGTCGGGTACCTGGAGTTGCCCGGCGCCGGACACGGCTTCGACATGATCGACGGCGAGCGCGCCGGGGTGGCTGCCCACGCGACTTCGCTGTTCCTCAACCAGATCTACCGCACCAAGGTGCAGATCAGGTCAAAAGAGGTCATCTAG
- a CDS encoding alpha/beta hydrolase, which yields MVSPRTLRMIRTALALQDRRASGSAGDVEVITLSSGAGVRLFRPAGVTEPAPALLWIHGGGYVIGSAQMDDRLCRGFCRRLGITVASVEYRLAPEHPYPAPLEDCYSALTWLAGLPAVDRTRVAIGGASAGGGLAAALALLARDRGEVAPFFQVLAYPMLDDRSSETAANPNYRLWDTRSNQFGWTAYLGDADPAVAVPARRDDLGGLAPAWIGVGTHDLFHDEDLAYAERLRAAGVPCQVDVIPGAFHGFDMIAPKEQVSQRFFDSQCENLRTALAQAR from the coding sequence ATGGTCAGTCCCAGGACGTTGCGGATGATCCGTACCGCGCTGGCGCTGCAGGACCGTCGCGCATCCGGCTCCGCCGGCGACGTCGAGGTCATCACGCTGAGTTCGGGTGCCGGCGTTCGGCTGTTCCGTCCCGCCGGCGTCACCGAGCCGGCGCCGGCACTGCTGTGGATACACGGCGGCGGGTACGTGATCGGCAGCGCACAAATGGACGATCGGCTGTGTCGCGGGTTCTGCAGGAGATTGGGCATCACCGTCGCCTCGGTCGAGTACCGGCTGGCGCCCGAACATCCGTATCCCGCCCCGCTCGAGGACTGCTATTCGGCGCTGACCTGGCTGGCCGGGCTGCCCGCGGTGGACCGGACGCGAGTGGCGATCGGCGGCGCGAGTGCCGGCGGCGGCCTTGCGGCGGCGCTGGCGTTGCTGGCCCGGGATCGCGGCGAAGTCGCGCCCTTTTTCCAGGTGCTTGCCTACCCGATGCTCGACGACCGTAGTTCGGAGACCGCCGCAAACCCGAACTATCGCCTCTGGGACACCCGCAGTAATCAGTTCGGCTGGACCGCGTATCTGGGCGACGCCGATCCGGCGGTTGCCGTGCCGGCCCGCCGCGACGACCTCGGCGGTCTGGCGCCGGCGTGGATCGGCGTGGGGACACACGACCTGTTCCACGACGAAGACCTCGCCTACGCCGAACGTCTGCGGGCCGCCGGGGTCCCGTGCCAGGTCGACGTGATCCCGGGAGCCTTCCACGGTTTCGACATGATCGCACCGAAAGAGCAAGTGTCGCAGCGCTTTTTCGACAGCCAATGCGAGAATCTGCGGACCGCGCTGGCGCAGGCGCGCTAG
- a CDS encoding alpha/beta fold hydrolase — protein MWPSLLMTGDLWAGQAARFGASNRLVLIDPPGHGGSEPLRAMFSFTECARCVVDLMDGLDIDKAHFVGNSWGGMIGATFAAQHPDRIDRAVLMNCTASKAGFPQKVKYAAMLRLAGMLGGVRPPLTRSVVRGFLGPTSLRTRPEVVETIRASLQRVDLSSSSWAVRSVVPARPDQHALLRRIAAPVHVVAGVEDATFPVAETRAMAESIPGSSFTVLDGVGHLAALEHPARVNELLERFLFDG, from the coding sequence CTGTGGCCGAGCCTGTTGATGACCGGCGACTTGTGGGCCGGCCAAGCGGCCCGGTTCGGTGCGAGCAACCGCCTGGTGCTCATCGACCCCCCTGGCCACGGTGGCAGCGAGCCGCTGCGCGCGATGTTCAGCTTTACCGAATGCGCCCGCTGCGTCGTCGACCTGATGGATGGCCTTGACATCGACAAGGCGCATTTCGTCGGCAACTCCTGGGGCGGGATGATCGGGGCCACCTTCGCCGCTCAGCATCCAGACCGCATCGACCGCGCAGTCCTGATGAACTGCACCGCGTCGAAAGCCGGTTTCCCCCAAAAGGTCAAGTACGCGGCCATGTTGCGGTTGGCCGGGATGCTCGGGGGCGTGCGACCGCCGCTCACGCGGTCGGTAGTCCGCGGCTTCCTCGGGCCGACGTCACTGCGCACCCGACCCGAAGTCGTCGAGACGATACGTGCGAGCTTGCAACGTGTCGACCTCAGCTCGAGCAGCTGGGCGGTGCGCAGCGTGGTGCCCGCTCGCCCCGATCAGCACGCGCTGCTGCGGCGCATCGCCGCGCCGGTGCACGTGGTTGCCGGCGTCGAAGATGCCACCTTCCCGGTGGCCGAGACGCGCGCGATGGCCGAATCCATTCCCGGTTCGTCCTTCACCGTGCTCGACGGGGTCGGCCACCTCGCGGCGCTGGAACATCCGGCCCGCGTGAACGAGTTGCTCGAACGGTTCTTGTTCGACGGCTAG
- a CDS encoding SAM-dependent methyltransferase, whose amino-acid sequence MLGHLYDRALGGERCWIRHDDGEVRVLPAHRWLGARCSPNGGLVDALDEVFDEAVTQMCSGPTIELGCGPGRLVARLFERGIPALGIDRSATAIRLAGRGGAPALLSDVFEPLPGMGRWQTVLLVDGNVGLGGDPGRILARAAELLRRGGRCVAEFDADAIGIRARWVRLESACDVGPWFRWASVGVDSAATLAAQVGLTLTSVSLIGGRVIASLAAP is encoded by the coding sequence TTGCTGGGGCATCTCTACGATCGGGCGCTCGGCGGCGAGCGATGTTGGATTCGTCATGATGACGGCGAGGTTCGGGTACTGCCCGCGCATCGCTGGCTGGGCGCCCGGTGCTCCCCGAACGGCGGATTGGTCGATGCCCTCGACGAGGTCTTCGACGAAGCCGTCACCCAGATGTGCAGCGGACCGACGATCGAGCTCGGCTGCGGACCGGGGCGGTTGGTGGCGCGGCTGTTTGAGCGCGGCATACCCGCACTCGGCATCGACCGGTCCGCGACGGCGATCCGGCTGGCCGGGCGCGGCGGCGCGCCGGCCCTGTTGAGCGACGTGTTCGAGCCGCTGCCCGGCATGGGGCGGTGGCAGACGGTGCTGCTGGTCGACGGTAATGTCGGCCTCGGCGGGGACCCGGGGCGGATTCTGGCGCGCGCCGCGGAGTTGCTGCGCCGCGGTGGGCGCTGCGTGGCAGAGTTCGACGCCGACGCCATCGGTATTCGCGCGCGCTGGGTGCGCCTGGAGTCGGCGTGCGATGTCGGGCCCTGGTTCCGCTGGGCGTCGGTCGGGGTGGACAGTGCGGCCACCCTCGCGGCGCAAGTCGGTCTAACGTTGACCAGCGTGAGCCTTATCGGCGGCCGGGTGATCGCGAGTCTGGCGGCGCCGTGA
- a CDS encoding IS481 family transposase translates to MSHRNAPLSETGRLRLARCVVENGWPLRRAAERFQVSATTAARWASRYRELGEAGMADRSSRPHRSPHRTPPRTERRIIKVRVIRRWGPARIAYLLGLNVSTVHRVLTRYGLAKLCWLDRATGRVIRRYEHRRPGDLVHLDVKKLGKIPDGGGWRIHGRSIGKRNSLAHTPIRRNNHPVIGYHYLHTALDDHSRLAYTELLANERKETAAAFWLRAQAWFAEAGITVSAVLTDRGGCYRSTPFAHALGPVTHKWTRPYRPQTNGKVERYHRTLADEWAYARPYRTDTERCAAFTDWLHNYNHHRGHTALGGQPPASRVPNLSGQYS, encoded by the coding sequence GTGTCCCACCGTAATGCCCCTTTGTCAGAAACCGGTCGGCTGCGGCTGGCTCGTTGCGTCGTTGAGAACGGTTGGCCGTTGCGGCGGGCAGCCGAACGGTTCCAGGTATCGGCCACCACTGCAGCCCGGTGGGCTAGCCGCTACCGGGAATTGGGCGAGGCCGGGATGGCCGATCGCAGTTCACGACCCCACCGCAGTCCGCATCGGACGCCGCCACGCACCGAGCGGCGGATCATCAAGGTCCGCGTGATCCGCCGGTGGGGACCGGCTCGGATCGCTTACCTGCTGGGCCTGAACGTTTCGACGGTGCATCGGGTTTTGACCCGCTACGGGCTGGCCAAACTGTGCTGGCTGGACCGAGCTACCGGCCGGGTCATCAGACGCTACGAACATCGACGGCCCGGTGACCTCGTGCACCTTGATGTCAAGAAACTGGGCAAGATCCCTGATGGCGGTGGCTGGCGCATCCACGGGCGCAGCATCGGCAAACGAAACTCCCTGGCCCACACACCCATTCGTCGCAACAATCACCCCGTGATCGGCTATCACTACCTGCACACCGCTCTCGACGACCACTCCCGCCTGGCCTACACCGAATTGCTAGCCAATGAACGCAAAGAGACCGCGGCGGCCTTTTGGCTACGCGCCCAGGCCTGGTTCGCTGAAGCCGGCATTACCGTGAGCGCTGTTTTGACGGACCGCGGTGGGTGTTACCGCTCAACACCTTTTGCCCACGCCCTAGGACCAGTGACCCACAAATGGACTCGCCCCTACCGGCCACAGACGAACGGAAAAGTGGAGAGATACCACCGCACCCTGGCCGACGAATGGGCCTACGCCCGCCCCTACCGCACCGACACTGAACGCTGCGCCGCCTTCACCGACTGGCTCCACAACTACAATCACCACCGCGGCCACACCGCACTCGGCGGCCAACCACCCGCTAGCCGCGTACCTAACCTCTCAGGGCAGTACAGCTAG
- a CDS encoding amidohydrolase family protein: MLIQRATLLAGTVTDIRVGARIEDMGEHLEPRRGETVLDAHGGTVLPGLHDHHVHLRSAASAMDSLMLGPPRIHTKDQLAQELSKSRPNVDGWIRAIGYHESVAGELDRAALDAMVPGVPVRVQHRSGALWILNSAALRLLGMAEHPDGRLRASDRWSEALQRHHSDFTELSRRLTAVGVTGVTDATPDLDAHDMVSLLVAHRHGEFRPQLSFLAPGKKILHDDRLDLESLTGWIADRHAAGQPVAVHCVTAAQLVVTIAGLRAAGSHPLDRIEHAAVVDDDNLTDLADLGVTVVTQPNFVAERGDQYLAEIPAAEHAALWRVASLRKAKVRVALSTDMPFGRGDPWAAMRAAVYRTTPSGVVLGGDECVSAPEALTMFLGYADRPGRPRSVDVGQPGDLCVLAAPPATVLAELDAGLVAATIIAGAIAYPAN; the protein is encoded by the coding sequence ATGCTGATTCAGCGAGCGACGTTGCTGGCCGGCACGGTGACCGACATTCGTGTCGGCGCGCGGATCGAGGACATGGGCGAACACCTGGAACCCCGACGAGGGGAGACCGTGCTCGACGCGCACGGCGGGACCGTGTTGCCCGGTCTGCACGACCACCATGTGCACCTGCGTTCGGCCGCCTCCGCGATGGATTCGCTGATGCTGGGCCCGCCTCGAATCCACACGAAAGACCAACTAGCACAAGAACTATCGAAGTCAAGACCGAACGTCGACGGATGGATCCGGGCGATCGGCTACCACGAATCCGTTGCCGGTGAGCTGGATCGGGCCGCGCTCGACGCGATGGTGCCCGGCGTTCCGGTCCGCGTGCAGCACCGCAGCGGCGCCTTGTGGATCCTCAATTCGGCGGCACTGCGGCTGCTCGGAATGGCCGAGCACCCTGACGGGCGGCTGCGCGCCAGCGACCGCTGGTCGGAGGCGCTGCAGCGTCACCATAGCGACTTCACCGAACTCAGCCGGCGCCTCACCGCGGTCGGCGTCACTGGAGTCACCGACGCCACACCGGATCTCGACGCGCATGACATGGTGTCGCTGTTGGTGGCGCATCGGCACGGCGAGTTCCGGCCGCAGCTGTCTTTCCTGGCCCCGGGCAAGAAGATCCTGCACGATGATCGTCTCGACTTGGAGTCGCTGACCGGATGGATCGCCGATCGCCACGCCGCCGGTCAGCCGGTTGCCGTGCATTGCGTGACCGCGGCTCAATTGGTGGTGACCATCGCGGGGTTGCGCGCCGCGGGTAGCCACCCACTGGATCGCATCGAGCATGCCGCGGTCGTCGACGACGACAACCTGACCGACCTCGCCGACCTCGGAGTCACCGTGGTGACACAGCCCAACTTCGTTGCCGAGCGCGGCGATCAATACCTCGCCGAGATTCCCGCCGCCGAGCACGCCGCGCTGTGGCGGGTGGCGTCGCTGCGAAAAGCCAAGGTACGGGTGGCGCTGTCGACCGACATGCCATTCGGTCGGGGTGACCCGTGGGCGGCGATGCGGGCCGCGGTGTATCGCACCACGCCCAGCGGCGTGGTGCTCGGTGGCGACGAATGTGTCTCGGCGCCAGAAGCTTTGACGATGTTTCTGGGCTATGCCGATCGGCCGGGCCGGCCCAGGTCCGTCGACGTCGGACAGCCGGGTGACCTATGCGTGTTGGCCGCGCCGCCGGCGACGGTGCTGGCCGAGCTGGACGCCGGGCTGGTGGCGGCGACGATCATCGCCGGCGCTATCGCCTACCCAGCGAACTAG
- a CDS encoding WS/DGAT/MGAT family O-acyltransferase codes for MKRLSGWDSVLLYSETPNVHMHTIKVAVVEIDPDRRDFAIDSFRQVIGARLNKLEPFTYQLVDIPWKFHHPMWREHCEVDLEYHIRQMRLPEPGGRRELDEAIGRIASTPLDRDRPLWEMYFIEGLANNRVAVVGKIHHALADGVASANLMARGMDLLPTPESGPQITDPAPTKSQLVRTAFFDHLRQARKLPGTFGYTARGVNRVRHSSRKLSPELTMPFTPPPTFLNHRITPERRFATATLALADVKETGKKRGVKINDVVLAISTGALRTLLLRYDGTAEPLLASVPASFNFSPDRISGNYFTGMMVALPADLDDPLARLAACHDNANSAKEAFHLVGPELISRWSNYMPPLATESFFRWASSRDGQNKVLNLPISNVPGPRERGRVGGAQVTEIYSVGPLTAGSGLNITVWSYVDQLNISVLSDGATVKDPHEVTEAMVADFIELRRAAGLSEVLTPVEAAMAPA; via the coding sequence ATGAAACGGCTGAGCGGCTGGGACTCGGTACTGCTGTACAGCGAGACCCCTAACGTGCATATGCACACGATCAAGGTCGCAGTCGTCGAGATCGACCCGGATCGCCGAGACTTCGCCATCGATTCGTTTCGCCAGGTCATCGGGGCCAGGTTGAACAAGCTCGAGCCCTTCACCTATCAGCTCGTCGACATCCCGTGGAAGTTCCACCATCCGATGTGGCGCGAGCACTGCGAGGTCGACCTCGAGTACCACATCCGCCAGATGCGGTTGCCCGAGCCGGGCGGTCGCCGCGAGTTGGACGAAGCGATCGGACGCATTGCCAGCACCCCACTGGACCGCGACCGTCCGCTGTGGGAGATGTACTTCATCGAAGGCCTGGCCAACAACCGCGTCGCGGTCGTCGGCAAGATCCACCACGCGCTCGCCGACGGCGTCGCGTCGGCCAACCTGATGGCCCGGGGCATGGACCTGCTGCCCACACCGGAAAGCGGTCCGCAGATCACCGACCCCGCACCCACCAAGTCGCAACTGGTGCGCACGGCATTCTTCGATCACCTCCGCCAGGCCCGCAAGCTGCCGGGGACGTTCGGCTACACCGCGCGCGGTGTCAATCGGGTCCGGCACAGCTCACGCAAGCTCTCGCCGGAGCTGACCATGCCCTTCACCCCGCCGCCCACCTTCCTCAATCACCGGATCACCCCGGAACGCCGTTTCGCGACGGCCACCCTGGCGCTTGCCGACGTCAAAGAGACCGGCAAAAAGCGAGGCGTCAAGATCAACGACGTGGTGCTGGCCATCTCCACTGGGGCGCTGCGCACCTTGCTGTTGCGCTACGACGGCACGGCCGAACCGCTGCTGGCCTCCGTCCCGGCGAGTTTCAACTTCTCGCCGGATCGGATTTCGGGCAATTACTTCACCGGGATGATGGTGGCGCTGCCGGCCGACCTCGACGACCCGTTGGCCCGTCTGGCGGCCTGCCACGACAACGCCAACTCCGCCAAGGAGGCGTTCCACCTGGTCGGACCGGAATTGATCAGCCGATGGTCGAACTACATGCCGCCGCTGGCCACCGAGTCGTTTTTCCGTTGGGCTTCCAGCCGCGACGGCCAGAACAAGGTGCTCAACCTTCCGATCTCGAACGTGCCCGGACCGCGCGAGCGCGGCCGCGTCGGCGGTGCTCAGGTCACCGAGATTTACTCGGTGGGGCCGTTGACCGCAGGCAGTGGGCTCAACATCACCGTGTGGAGTTACGTCGATCAGCTCAACATCTCGGTGCTGTCCGATGGGGCCACCGTCAAGGACCCGCACGAGGTGACCGAGGCGATGGTCGCCGACTTCATCGAATTACGCAGGGCTGCAGGGCTTTCCGAAGTGCTGACGCCCGTCGAGGCGGCGATGGCGCCGGCCTGA
- a CDS encoding molybdopterin-dependent oxidoreductase — protein sequence MSGLGARFRSPLRGPWLTSVFGLVLLVALPIVTITGLLSYIAYAPQFGQAIPAEVGWLRLPLFDWPTRPSWLYRLTQGLHVGLGLVIIPVVLAKLWSVIPRLFVWPPARSVAQLLERGSLVLLVGGILFEIVTGVLNIQYDYIFGFSFYDAHYFGAWVFITGFLMHIAVKLPRLVTGLRSLALRDVLRTSRADTRPEPADPDGLVATDPAEPTMSRRGALALVGSGVLLIAALTVGQTVGGAARGAALLLPRGRGRGDFPVNKTAVAAGISRESVGESWSLALRGGHADVMLDRATLAGMPQTTARLPIACVEGWSTVQTWSGVRLAELARIAGVPTPRSARVVSLQQGGAFGQATLQANQIRDPEALLALRVNGADLSLDHGYPARIIVPALPGVHNTKWVAAIEFEGG from the coding sequence GTGAGCGGCCTGGGTGCCCGGTTCCGCAGCCCGCTGCGCGGCCCGTGGCTGACGTCCGTGTTCGGGCTGGTGCTACTGGTGGCACTGCCGATCGTCACGATCACGGGGCTGCTGTCCTACATCGCCTACGCCCCGCAATTCGGCCAGGCCATCCCCGCGGAGGTCGGCTGGCTGCGACTGCCGTTGTTCGACTGGCCCACCCGCCCGTCCTGGCTGTACCGGCTGACCCAGGGCCTGCACGTCGGGCTTGGGCTGGTGATCATCCCGGTGGTGCTGGCCAAGTTGTGGTCGGTGATCCCGCGGCTGTTCGTCTGGCCGCCGGCGCGATCGGTCGCCCAGCTGCTGGAGCGAGGGTCGCTGGTGCTGCTCGTCGGCGGGATCCTGTTCGAGATCGTCACCGGAGTGCTGAACATCCAGTACGACTACATATTCGGGTTCAGCTTCTACGACGCGCACTACTTCGGAGCCTGGGTCTTCATCACCGGATTCCTGATGCACATCGCGGTCAAGCTGCCTCGCCTGGTCACCGGACTACGGTCGCTGGCGCTGCGCGACGTGTTGCGCACCAGCCGTGCCGACACCCGTCCGGAGCCGGCCGATCCCGACGGCCTGGTGGCCACGGATCCGGCCGAACCGACAATGAGCAGGCGCGGCGCCCTGGCGCTGGTCGGCAGCGGCGTGTTGCTGATCGCGGCTCTCACCGTCGGCCAGACCGTCGGCGGGGCGGCCCGCGGCGCCGCCCTGCTGCTGCCGCGCGGGCGGGGCCGGGGTGATTTCCCGGTCAACAAGACCGCCGTCGCCGCGGGCATCAGCCGCGAAAGTGTCGGCGAGAGTTGGTCATTGGCCCTGCGCGGGGGTCATGCCGACGTCATGCTGGACCGCGCCACGCTGGCCGGTATGCCGCAGACCACCGCGCGCCTGCCGATCGCCTGCGTCGAAGGGTGGTCGACCGTCCAGACCTGGAGCGGCGTCCGGCTGGCCGAGCTGGCCCGCATCGCGGGCGTACCCACGCCGCGCTCGGCGCGGGTTGTCTCACTGCAGCAAGGCGGTGCCTTCGGGCAGGCGACGTTGCAGGCCAACCAGATTCGTGATCCGGAGGCGCTGTTGGCGCTGCGGGTCAACGGCGCCGACTTGTCCCTGGACCACGGCTATCCGGCCCGGATCATCGTGCCCGCGCTGCCGGGTGTGCACAACACCAAATGGGTGGCTGCCATCGAATTCGAAGGCGGTTGA